From a single Fulvivirga ulvae genomic region:
- the aceB gene encoding malate synthase A — protein sequence MIEELTTKAYSPPETMHLNAGFEEAYAEILTPEALKFLFTLHEKFNGRRKLLLQKRVERQKEIDNGVMPDFLESTKAIREGDWQVARLPKDLLDRRVEITGPVERKMIINALNSGAKVFMADFEDSNTPSWKNNIEGQINLRDAVNRTIEYKHPKTGKAYTLNSEVATLFVRPRGWHLEDKHITIKGEPISGSLMDFGLYFFHNAKTLINNGSGPYFYLPKLESHLEARLWNDVFVYAQDYLGIPQKTIKATVLIETILASFELHEILFELKDHSAGLNCGRWDYIFSFIKKFRNKAGFVMPDRSQITMGVPFMKAYTLAVIKACHKRCVHAMGGMAAQVPIKEDPEANEAALDKVRADKVNEVRNGHDGTWVAHPGLVKVAENAFNEYMPTLNQIHVKRNDVIITAEQLLEVPKGTITENGLRTNINVGILYIESWLRGNGAAALYHLMEDAATAEISRTQIWQWLKNGATLDDGRVITEDLYEQLKAEELEKIKAYVGEENYKNGRFDQAISIFDKLVKSDDFKEFLTIPAYQLID from the coding sequence ATGATTGAAGAATTAACCACCAAAGCCTACAGCCCACCGGAAACCATGCACCTTAACGCAGGTTTTGAAGAGGCATACGCAGAGATCCTAACTCCGGAAGCATTGAAGTTTCTTTTCACTCTGCATGAAAAATTCAATGGACGCAGAAAGCTACTCTTACAAAAAAGGGTCGAGCGCCAAAAAGAAATCGACAATGGTGTCATGCCGGATTTTCTTGAATCAACCAAAGCCATCCGCGAAGGTGACTGGCAGGTTGCCAGACTTCCCAAAGACTTGCTGGATCGCCGTGTGGAAATCACCGGACCGGTGGAAAGGAAAATGATCATCAATGCGCTTAACTCAGGAGCAAAGGTATTCATGGCCGACTTTGAGGACAGCAATACGCCTTCATGGAAAAACAACATTGAAGGACAGATCAACCTTCGGGATGCAGTAAATCGTACTATTGAATACAAACACCCTAAAACGGGTAAAGCTTATACATTAAATAGCGAGGTGGCCACCTTGTTTGTAAGACCAAGGGGCTGGCACCTGGAAGACAAGCACATTACGATCAAAGGTGAGCCGATCAGCGGAAGCTTGATGGACTTTGGCTTGTACTTCTTTCACAATGCCAAAACCTTAATCAACAATGGCTCAGGTCCGTATTTCTATTTGCCAAAACTGGAAAGCCATTTGGAAGCCAGGTTGTGGAATGACGTTTTCGTTTATGCCCAGGATTATTTAGGCATCCCACAAAAAACCATTAAAGCCACTGTATTGATCGAAACGATACTGGCAAGCTTTGAGCTTCATGAAATCCTTTTTGAGTTGAAAGACCACTCTGCAGGACTCAATTGCGGAAGATGGGATTATATATTCTCATTCATTAAGAAATTTCGCAATAAAGCGGGTTTTGTTATGCCCGACCGCTCGCAGATCACCATGGGAGTGCCCTTTATGAAAGCCTATACACTTGCTGTAATCAAGGCCTGCCATAAACGATGCGTACATGCCATGGGTGGTATGGCTGCGCAAGTACCGATTAAGGAAGACCCGGAAGCCAATGAGGCCGCTCTTGACAAAGTACGAGCCGATAAAGTTAATGAAGTCAGAAATGGTCATGATGGCACATGGGTAGCACACCCGGGACTTGTTAAAGTGGCTGAAAACGCTTTCAACGAATATATGCCCACACTGAACCAGATACATGTAAAGCGCAATGATGTGATAATCACCGCTGAGCAGTTGCTGGAAGTGCCCAAGGGTACCATAACAGAAAATGGACTGAGGACTAATATTAATGTTGGCATCCTCTACATCGAAAGCTGGCTGAGGGGCAATGGCGCAGCAGCGCTCTACCACCTGATGGAAGATGCCGCTACGGCAGAGATCTCTCGCACCCAGATATGGCAATGGCTTAAAAACGGCGCCACACTGGATGATGGAAGGGTGATTACAGAAGACCTGTACGAGCAATTGAAAGCAGAAGAGCTTGAAAAGATCAAAGCCTACGTTGGCGAGGAAAACTATAAAAACGGAAGATTTGACCAGGCAATATCCATTTTTGACAAACTCGTAAAATCGGATGATTTCAAAGAATTTTTAACAATACCAGCATATCAATTAATCGACTAA
- a CDS encoding helix-turn-helix domain-containing protein, with amino-acid sequence MANENFSLKHIFGLKIRDLRVEKGLSFQELAQKTGLSISYLSEIEKGKKYPKGDKIMQLAEALGESYDNLVSLKVSKRLQPVINLLQSDFFKEFPLHIFGLDAQKIIELISVSPEKINAFISSISLISRNYEMNQEHFYYAALRSYQEMHDNYFPEIEKAVKDFREANKSINTIPVTKEQLEYVLMENYGIFVDRKELPEFGALRHLRSYYKSKGKRLLLNNELTDAQECFLLGREIGFQYLKLKERPMETPPQRSYNFEALLNNYKASYFSAALLMDEDTVVTDVREFAKNKKWDGNQLLSFITKYNATPEMLMQRLTNILPKYFGIKNLFFLRFLGTDDFSSYELTKELHLSRAHNPHANSLNEHYCRRWISIGLIKELRSMHRLKKEVPVIAGAQISRYHETPNEYFCLTIAFPNVSNSNESMSVTIGVYIDNNLRKRIKFIDDPDIVTKVVNTTCERCSLTDCGDRIAPPYHIGYQENQRDVIDALDTLEK; translated from the coding sequence ATGGCCAATGAAAACTTTTCGCTCAAACACATCTTTGGGCTTAAAATCCGCGATTTACGCGTTGAGAAGGGACTTTCGTTTCAGGAACTAGCGCAGAAGACAGGACTTTCAATTTCTTATTTAAGTGAGATAGAGAAGGGGAAAAAATATCCGAAAGGGGATAAGATCATGCAATTGGCGGAGGCTTTGGGTGAGTCTTACGACAACCTCGTCTCTTTAAAAGTGTCCAAAAGATTGCAGCCCGTGATCAATTTGTTGCAGTCTGATTTTTTTAAAGAATTCCCTCTGCACATATTCGGGTTGGATGCCCAAAAGATTATAGAACTTATTTCCGTATCACCGGAAAAAATCAATGCGTTTATCAGTTCCATTTCGTTGATCTCCCGCAACTATGAGATGAACCAGGAGCATTTCTACTATGCTGCACTTCGTTCATACCAGGAGATGCATGACAATTATTTTCCTGAAATTGAAAAGGCGGTAAAAGATTTTCGAGAGGCCAATAAAAGTATTAATACCATACCGGTCACAAAAGAGCAGCTTGAGTATGTGCTCATGGAAAACTATGGCATATTCGTTGATCGTAAAGAGTTGCCGGAATTCGGTGCTTTGAGGCATTTGCGCTCTTACTATAAAAGCAAGGGGAAAAGATTGTTGCTCAACAATGAGCTGACGGATGCTCAGGAGTGCTTTCTGCTTGGTCGTGAAATAGGTTTTCAATACCTAAAGCTAAAAGAGAGGCCGATGGAAACACCTCCGCAAAGAAGCTATAACTTTGAAGCATTACTCAATAATTATAAAGCTTCATACTTTTCTGCGGCTTTACTAATGGATGAGGATACCGTGGTAACAGATGTAAGGGAGTTTGCTAAAAATAAAAAGTGGGATGGTAATCAATTACTGTCATTCATCACCAAATACAATGCTACACCCGAGATGTTGATGCAGCGACTCACCAACATTTTACCCAAATATTTTGGAATCAAAAACCTGTTCTTTCTCAGGTTTCTTGGTACCGATGATTTTTCATCTTACGAGCTGACCAAGGAGCTTCATTTATCCAGGGCGCATAATCCGCATGCGAACAGCCTGAATGAGCACTATTGCAGGCGGTGGATCTCCATTGGCCTGATCAAGGAGCTGAGAAGTATGCACCGCCTTAAAAAGGAAGTACCAGTTATTGCCGGTGCCCAAATCTCACGATACCACGAGACACCCAATGAGTATTTCTGCCTGACTATTGCTTTTCCGAATGTTTCCAATTCCAATGAAAGTATGAGTGTCACCATAGGCGTATATATTGACAACAACCTGCGCAAAAGGATCAAGTTTATTGATGATCCGGATATCGTAACCAAAGTGGTGAACACTACCTGCGAGCGTTGTTCACTTACGGATTGCGGTGATCGCATAGCCCCACCTTACCATATCGGGTACCAGGAAAATCAGAGAGATGTAATAGACGCATTAGACACTCTGGAAAAATAA
- a CDS encoding mucoidy inhibitor MuiA family protein has protein sequence MKIICTAILLFISSCLLAQGEEQPVMSKISEVTVYLQGAQVTRSFDVTVPSGNTTLVIGNLPVNIQERSIQVKAFNGGLKVLAVSGRLNYLDERTKSEQILALEAKRDKLKEQIADHEVWLEVYKEEESLLISNKAIGGTDNGVNIDELKQAAEYYRLRLAEIKGKELELVRKIKTLQDEQGKVNAQLTELSNKRPEPVREVLVKVSAKTTLKSKFILTYLVQEAGWMPSYDIRAENVLKPVEVTYKANVHQNTGEDWDRVKLTFSNADPSQSSVAPNLSTWYLNFNNRVAYNDYGRQGQIGTYSVAGNEVSGRVVGEDGMGLPGVNVVIKGTSVGTVTDIDGYYQLPLTQDAQAIVYSFVGMESQEIGIGQRSVIDVAMYEDTQQLSEVVVTGLSSRAAGYSSRSSYEYKPKVKKEIAATAVIKQTTLEFTVDDPYTIKSDGRNQTVDMVAYDLPATYHYYAVPKLDTDAFLKAQVTDWDGYNFLAGEANLFFEGKFIGKTVLDTRNVKDTLNISLGRDKNIVITREKVNDLSSAQFIGSNRKELVGFEIKVRNKKQQPINITIEDQVPVATNKEITVDLLESSKAEYNKVTGTLRWKLKFEPGDNKQVDLKYEVKYPKDQRLVIE, from the coding sequence ATGAAAATTATCTGTACCGCAATCCTTCTATTCATTTCTTCATGCTTGCTTGCCCAGGGTGAGGAGCAACCGGTGATGTCCAAAATATCAGAAGTTACCGTTTACCTGCAAGGGGCGCAGGTTACCCGGAGCTTTGATGTCACGGTACCATCGGGAAATACAACCCTTGTAATAGGTAATCTTCCTGTCAATATTCAGGAAAGAAGCATCCAGGTAAAGGCATTTAATGGTGGTTTAAAAGTGCTGGCGGTTTCTGGCCGGCTCAACTACCTGGATGAAAGAACGAAGTCAGAACAAATTTTAGCTCTGGAAGCTAAAAGGGATAAGCTGAAAGAGCAGATAGCTGACCACGAAGTGTGGCTGGAGGTATATAAGGAGGAGGAATCTTTACTGATCAGCAATAAGGCCATTGGCGGAACGGATAATGGCGTAAATATAGATGAACTTAAACAAGCTGCGGAATATTACCGCTTACGACTGGCTGAGATAAAAGGGAAAGAGCTGGAGTTGGTGAGGAAAATAAAAACCTTGCAGGACGAGCAGGGCAAGGTAAATGCTCAATTAACGGAGCTTAGCAATAAAAGACCAGAACCGGTCCGGGAAGTTTTGGTAAAGGTATCGGCCAAAACCACTTTAAAATCTAAATTTATCCTGACTTACCTGGTACAGGAAGCAGGCTGGATGCCCTCTTATGATATCAGAGCTGAAAATGTGCTTAAGCCCGTTGAGGTTACGTACAAAGCTAACGTACACCAGAATACCGGGGAAGATTGGGACAGGGTAAAACTTACATTTAGCAATGCAGACCCAAGCCAGAGCAGTGTTGCGCCTAACCTTTCCACCTGGTACCTGAACTTCAACAACCGTGTGGCATATAATGATTATGGAAGACAAGGGCAAATAGGAACCTATTCCGTTGCAGGTAATGAGGTTTCGGGCAGGGTAGTTGGTGAAGATGGTATGGGGCTTCCCGGTGTGAATGTGGTCATCAAAGGCACCTCCGTAGGCACTGTTACTGATATTGACGGTTACTATCAACTGCCACTTACGCAGGATGCCCAAGCCATAGTTTATTCCTTTGTTGGGATGGAAAGCCAGGAAATAGGTATAGGGCAGCGCTCAGTGATTGATGTGGCTATGTATGAGGATACACAACAGTTGTCGGAAGTTGTAGTTACAGGTCTAAGTAGTCGAGCGGCGGGCTATAGTTCACGTTCATCTTACGAATACAAACCAAAAGTTAAAAAGGAGATAGCCGCAACCGCTGTTATCAAACAAACAACACTGGAATTTACAGTTGATGACCCTTATACAATCAAATCAGATGGAAGAAACCAAACCGTAGATATGGTGGCTTATGATCTGCCAGCTACTTACCATTACTATGCTGTGCCTAAGCTGGATACGGATGCATTTCTTAAGGCCCAGGTAACGGACTGGGATGGCTACAATTTTCTTGCGGGAGAGGCCAATTTATTTTTTGAAGGTAAGTTTATAGGAAAGACGGTACTGGATACCCGCAATGTAAAAGACACCCTAAATATTTCTCTGGGTCGTGATAAAAATATTGTTATCACACGGGAAAAGGTAAATGACTTAAGCTCAGCCCAGTTTATCGGAAGTAACCGAAAAGAATTGGTTGGCTTTGAAATTAAGGTCAGAAATAAAAAGCAACAACCAATCAATATCACCATTGAAGATCAGGTGCCGGTAGCCACTAATAAAGAGATAACAGTTGATTTGCTCGAGTCATCTAAAGCGGAGTACAACAAAGTTACAGGTACCCTTCGCTGGAAGCTTAAGTTTGAGCCGGGTGACAACAAGCAAGTGGATTTGAAGTATGAAGTGAAATATCCAAAGGACCAACGCCTGGTGATAGAGTAG
- a CDS encoding nuclear transport factor 2 family protein, with protein MKTFAYTLLVTLLSCVFFACDDDHPLPPDGEPPCGPLVDPEITAAVLENHLIGFGLRDVDRILDDYTESSILVTPEGVFIGLNEIEAYYENLLPAFPVDGTVFEIDIQHVEEDVAYIVWHAETPALNVPLGSDSFVVQDGKIMRQTFVAQIQPK; from the coding sequence ATGAAAACCTTCGCTTACACACTGCTGGTTACGCTGTTGAGTTGCGTATTTTTCGCCTGCGACGATGACCATCCGCTGCCTCCGGATGGAGAACCTCCCTGCGGCCCTCTGGTGGACCCGGAAATAACAGCCGCAGTTCTTGAAAACCATTTGATTGGTTTCGGATTAAGGGATGTTGACCGCATTTTGGATGATTACACTGAATCATCTATTCTGGTGACTCCGGAAGGAGTATTTATTGGATTAAATGAGATAGAGGCATACTATGAAAACCTGCTTCCGGCCTTTCCGGTGGATGGTACAGTTTTCGAGATTGACATCCAGCATGTGGAGGAAGATGTGGCCTATATTGTCTGGCATGCCGAGACCCCGGCCTTAAACGTACCACTGGGTTCCGACTCATTTGTAGTTCAGGATGGTAAGATAATGAGACAGACTTTTGTGGCTCAGATTCAGCCGAAGTAA